In a single window of the Niabella ginsenosidivorans genome:
- a CDS encoding sugar phosphate isomerase/epimerase family protein produces the protein MDQSRRNFLKSSSAAVAGLLTPFTAVTANPDLLKMPAGAGFQLLVMATNWGFNGTATAFCEKAKQDGYDGVEVLWPADRQQQEAILTAAKKQGLKIAFLCRGDEPDWKQQLETFRTVTAGAAANTILQPLYINCHSGRDFFEEEQNQSFIDVAAGLEKQTGVKMYHETHRSRMLFAAHITKKFINKNPSLKLTLDISHWCNVHESMLEDQAGAVAAALEHTAHFHARIGHPEGPQINDPRAPEWEATIKQHFAWWDKIAERKRRNGEVMTVLTEFGPPTYMPAQPYTQQPVVDQWAVNLYMMKMLRQRYQ, from the coding sequence ATGGATCAGAGCAGAAGAAATTTCTTAAAATCATCATCCGCAGCAGTGGCAGGTTTGCTGACCCCGTTTACAGCAGTTACAGCAAACCCGGATCTCCTGAAGATGCCTGCCGGCGCAGGGTTTCAATTACTGGTAATGGCAACCAACTGGGGCTTTAACGGAACGGCCACAGCGTTTTGTGAAAAAGCAAAACAGGATGGATATGATGGGGTAGAAGTGCTGTGGCCCGCAGACCGGCAACAGCAGGAGGCGATCTTAACAGCCGCAAAAAAGCAGGGGCTGAAAATTGCTTTTCTTTGCCGGGGCGATGAGCCGGATTGGAAGCAGCAACTGGAAACCTTCAGAACGGTTACCGCAGGGGCGGCTGCTAATACAATACTACAACCCCTCTATATCAACTGCCATTCCGGGCGTGATTTTTTTGAAGAAGAGCAGAACCAGTCGTTTATTGATGTTGCCGCAGGTCTTGAAAAACAAACGGGCGTAAAGATGTACCATGAAACGCATCGCTCACGCATGCTATTTGCAGCCCATATCACAAAAAAATTTATTAATAAAAATCCGTCATTAAAATTAACATTGGATATTTCTCACTGGTGCAATGTGCATGAGAGCATGCTGGAAGACCAGGCCGGAGCAGTAGCTGCCGCCTTAGAGCATACAGCACATTTTCATGCCCGCATCGGGCACCCGGAAGGGCCGCAGATCAATGACCCCCGCGCCCCGGAATGGGAAGCAACAATAAAACAGCATTTTGCATGGTGGGATAAAATTGCTGAACGAAAACGCCGGAACGGGGAGGTAATGACCGTGCTTACAGAGTTTGGCCCGCCTACCTATATGCCTGCACAGCCCTATACACAGCAACCGGTGGTAGACCAGTGGGCTGTAAACCTGTATATGATGAAAATGCTGCGGCAGCGGTATCAGTAA
- a CDS encoding NAD(P)-dependent alcohol dehydrogenase, whose protein sequence is METFSAKAYGTQAATVPLAALNIQRRTVTPHDVEIEILYCGVCHSDLHTVRNEWHNTVYPVVPGHEIVGKIVAVGDHVKKFKVGDLAAIGCMVDSCRECAHCQEGLEQYCENGNTLTYNDPDKFLGGQTYGGYSERIVADEHFVLRVPENLELAATAPLLCAGITTWSPLRHWQAGPGKKVGIVGIGGLGHMGIKLAKALGAEVVVFTTSESKFEDARRLGADEVVLSKDPEQMKAYNGSLHFILDCVSAAHDINAYLALLRIDGTLALVGAPENPLPVQAFSLIPGRKSFSGSTIGGIAETQEMLDFCGEHNIVADIERINIQQINEAYERLLKGDVKYRFVIDMASLKK, encoded by the coding sequence ATGGAAACATTTTCAGCAAAAGCATATGGCACGCAGGCAGCAACAGTACCGCTGGCTGCATTAAATATTCAGCGCAGAACCGTTACACCGCATGATGTGGAGATCGAGATCCTCTATTGCGGTGTATGCCATTCCGACCTGCATACGGTAAGGAACGAATGGCACAATACCGTTTACCCTGTTGTTCCGGGTCATGAGATCGTAGGAAAGATAGTAGCCGTGGGCGATCATGTAAAGAAATTTAAGGTGGGCGACCTGGCCGCGATCGGCTGTATGGTAGACTCCTGCCGGGAGTGTGCTCATTGCCAGGAAGGATTGGAACAATACTGCGAAAATGGGAATACCTTAACCTATAACGACCCGGATAAATTCCTGGGCGGCCAGACCTATGGCGGCTATTCAGAACGTATTGTGGCCGATGAGCACTTTGTGCTGCGGGTTCCGGAAAATCTTGAGCTGGCTGCAACGGCGCCCCTGCTTTGTGCCGGAATCACAACCTGGTCTCCTTTAAGGCACTGGCAGGCAGGGCCGGGGAAAAAGGTAGGTATTGTTGGCATTGGTGGGCTGGGGCATATGGGCATTAAGCTGGCAAAGGCCCTGGGGGCTGAGGTAGTGGTATTTACAACTTCTGAATCAAAGTTTGAAGATGCCAGGCGCCTGGGCGCGGATGAAGTGGTGCTATCCAAAGACCCGGAACAAATGAAAGCCTATAACGGATCGCTGCATTTTATCCTGGATTGTGTTTCCGCAGCGCATGATATTAATGCATACCTGGCCTTGCTTAGGATAGATGGCACATTAGCATTAGTGGGCGCACCGGAAAATCCCCTGCCGGTCCAGGCCTTCAGCCTGATACCGGGCAGGAAAAGTTTTTCCGGCTCCACCATTGGAGGCATTGCCGAAACCCAGGAAATGCTAGATTTCTGTGGAGAGCACAACATTGTAGCCGACATTGAGCGCATCAATATCCAGCAGATCAATGAGGCATATGAACGCCTGCTCAAAGGCGATGTGAAATACCGCTTTGTTATTGATATGGCGTCCTTAAAAAAATAG
- a CDS encoding glycoside hydrolase family 30 protein: MMKKRLWSLPAIGLALLFIQCNKKASPGKTNGPAEYDILHPDAWITKADQSALLQKTDLSTAEVAGNSPVITIDTSRQYQTVDGFGYTLTGGSAVLINQLPAEKKQALLEELFGNNANAIGVSYLRLSVGASDLDSVTFSYNDLPAGETDVDQSKFSLAPDQSNLIPVLKRILAINPAIKIIAAPWSAPAWMKDNNSTKGGSLKPDYYDAYATYFVKYIQAMQAEGITINAITPQNEPYHPGNNPSLYMTATMQRDFIKNHLGPAFAKNNIRTKIVVYDHNLDKPLYADTIYQDPGASKYVDGAAFHLYAGEVSAMGQLHDRHPDKQLYFTEQWTGSREPFNTTLLWHIKNVIIGTLHNWSKIALEWNLANDPSFRPHTPGGCTECKGAVTINGNSFTRNVSYYIIAHASKFIPPGARRIESAQVNGLSNVAFITPAGKKVLLVLNENVTPVSFKLQDGKAGAPISLPAGSVATLVW, translated from the coding sequence ATGATGAAAAAACGCTTATGGAGCTTACCGGCCATCGGATTGGCGCTTTTATTTATCCAATGTAATAAAAAAGCCAGCCCCGGCAAGACCAATGGGCCGGCAGAATATGATATACTCCATCCGGACGCATGGATCACCAAAGCAGACCAGTCTGCTTTGTTACAAAAAACAGATCTGAGCACTGCGGAGGTAGCAGGCAATAGCCCGGTGATCACTATAGATACGTCCCGGCAATATCAAACGGTAGACGGGTTTGGTTATACGCTTACGGGCGGCAGCGCAGTGCTGATCAACCAATTGCCTGCGGAAAAAAAACAGGCATTGCTGGAAGAATTGTTTGGTAATAATGCCAATGCTATTGGCGTCAGTTATCTGCGGTTAAGCGTCGGCGCTTCTGACCTGGATTCTGTTACTTTTTCCTATAATGATCTTCCCGCGGGGGAAACAGATGTTGATCAGTCAAAATTCAGCCTGGCGCCGGATCAATCCAATCTGATCCCCGTTTTAAAGAGGATCCTGGCCATTAATCCCGCTATAAAGATCATTGCAGCGCCCTGGAGCGCCCCTGCCTGGATGAAAGATAATAACAGTACCAAAGGCGGATCACTCAAGCCGGATTATTATGATGCGTATGCCACCTATTTTGTAAAATACATTCAGGCAATGCAGGCAGAAGGAATTACTATTAATGCCATTACCCCGCAGAATGAGCCGTACCATCCCGGTAATAATCCAAGCCTTTATATGACGGCTACGATGCAACGGGACTTTATAAAGAACCACCTCGGACCTGCCTTTGCAAAAAATAATATCCGGACAAAGATTGTGGTATATGATCATAACCTGGATAAACCTCTGTATGCGGATACGATATACCAGGACCCGGGTGCATCAAAATATGTAGACGGCGCGGCCTTTCATTTATATGCCGGGGAGGTAAGCGCCATGGGGCAGCTGCATGACCGGCATCCGGATAAGCAGCTGTATTTTACGGAACAATGGACCGGCAGCCGGGAACCATTTAACACCACTTTGCTGTGGCATATAAAAAATGTGATCATCGGCACCCTGCATAACTGGAGCAAAATAGCATTGGAATGGAACCTGGCAAATGACCCTTCCTTCCGGCCTCATACGCCCGGGGGCTGTACAGAATGCAAAGGCGCTGTTACCATAAACGGGAACTCCTTTACACGCAATGTTTCCTATTATATCATAGCCCATGCGTCAAAATTTATTCCGCCGGGGGCCAGAAGAATTGAAAGCGCACAGGTGAACGGCCTCTCCAATGTGGCGTTTATAACCCCGGCCGGTAAAAAAGTATTGCTGGTGCTGAACGAAAATGTAACCCCTGTTTCCTTTAAGTTGCAGGATGGAAAGGCCGGTGCTCCTATCAGCCTTCCGGCGGGTTCCGTAGCCACGCTTGTCTGGTAG
- a CDS encoding SusC/RagA family TonB-linked outer membrane protein, with translation MKKNVPEELLPSYRVLVKTLLIMKLAIALIFFTAIQVKAGTAAGQNISVNVKNAEVKSVLKAIEKSSKYRFLYNYELKGLKNRVDFRAEEASLENTLNKLLDANGLTYKMVSKNLIAVVSKDPEENAEIRITGKVTSQAGDPVSGASVQEKGTSNGTITNNNGEYTLTVGNNAVLQISAIGYQSQEVPVAGKNIVDVQLVAAVTQMDQVVVIGYGTQTKKDLTGAVSVISEKDIKDRPLVNAAEALQGKASGVSVVSNSGKPGAGLSIRVRGSSSISAGNDPLYVVDGVPMTDISSFSATDIASISILKDAASTAIYGTRAANGVVIITTKKGSGKGKLDANVYYGISRPTKMLSVLNARQYQAYANQLTPGLITDSAVNATNINWPKEVIGNGHQENYQLTYSKGGKVLQSFVSLNYLNQTGIIEPAKFNRFTARGNFNIIATKWLTINWNNIYTYDYTNDVTDNQSVARGGVVLSALETPPIIPKFNPDGTIGFNPYGNNWENPLGAILGQYNRTYANRLVSNLGINIKIGKNLTFDSKFAIDYLDQKYNHFLDPFLTTYGRQTRGQTNQTKTKNPVWLNEETLNFTKTWNSKHHFSALGGWTVQKSYKRDSVRSGSVLDPSLNYNDYTWEAIYQMDSIKNPSVRNIDEWGLISMLGRVMYDYEGKYLFQANIRSDQSSKFAKGYRTATFPSFSAGWRISEEPFMKDSKIFSDLKLRVSWGKNGNQEGIGSYSYLNTSTVDPVTGGLTINNIAPQNLTWETTTQSNIGLDAGFFNNRLSFTGDFYVKKTKNILVNIPVSSQVVAVVPVNAGAMQNTGAEFLLSSKNIAGKDFTWNTDFNISFNRNKVTEIGLGINTLNVFGGIYERDNAITLRTGYGLGEFYMYRAAGVDPQTGLQLYYTKDGQTTSNPAPSDRALVGSAQPDFLYGLNNTFSYKNFDLVIFLQGSQGNKIFNAGRLELESMRNAINQSSAILNRWMNPGDVTDIPAVSINQSTANTLTSTRFLENGSYLRFKTITLSYRVGPKVLSSLGLRAASIYVSCNNLITFTKYKGFDPEVSSYGSPTNTTDNRNISIGIDNGAYPQTKMVLLGVNIGIL, from the coding sequence ATGAAAAAAAACGTACCTGAGGAGCTTTTGCCTTCTTACAGGGTGCTTGTTAAAACATTGCTTATCATGAAGCTGGCAATTGCACTTATTTTCTTTACCGCAATACAGGTAAAAGCCGGTACAGCAGCAGGCCAGAACATTTCTGTAAATGTAAAAAATGCCGAAGTGAAGAGCGTATTGAAAGCAATTGAAAAAAGCTCAAAATACCGGTTCCTGTATAACTATGAGTTAAAAGGGCTGAAGAACAGGGTTGATTTCAGGGCGGAGGAGGCCTCTTTGGAAAACACGCTTAATAAATTGCTGGATGCCAACGGGCTTACCTATAAAATGGTCAGTAAAAATCTTATTGCGGTGGTTTCAAAAGACCCGGAGGAGAATGCTGAGATCAGGATAACCGGTAAGGTTACATCCCAGGCCGGCGATCCTGTTTCCGGGGCATCTGTACAGGAAAAAGGTACCAGCAACGGAACAATAACCAATAATAACGGGGAATATACGCTTACGGTTGGCAATAATGCGGTGCTGCAGATCAGCGCCATTGGGTATCAGTCCCAGGAAGTTCCTGTTGCCGGCAAAAATATAGTAGATGTACAGCTTGTTGCAGCCGTAACACAGATGGACCAGGTGGTGGTCATTGGTTATGGTACACAAACAAAAAAAGACCTGACAGGCGCAGTATCCGTCATTTCTGAAAAAGATATTAAAGACAGGCCTTTGGTAAATGCCGCAGAGGCCTTACAGGGTAAGGCTTCGGGGGTCAGCGTTGTTTCCAACTCGGGTAAGCCCGGTGCCGGTTTATCAATCCGGGTGCGGGGCTCCTCATCCATAAGCGCCGGGAACGATCCGTTATATGTTGTAGACGGAGTTCCGATGACAGATATTTCTTCGTTTTCAGCAACCGATATAGCCTCTATTTCTATTTTAAAAGATGCAGCATCCACTGCTATTTATGGTACACGTGCCGCCAATGGCGTGGTAATTATTACCACAAAAAAAGGGTCAGGAAAGGGAAAATTAGATGCAAATGTATATTACGGAATCAGCCGGCCAACAAAAATGCTCTCTGTTTTAAATGCCCGGCAATACCAGGCATATGCCAATCAGCTGACACCGGGGCTTATTACAGACTCCGCTGTAAATGCTACTAATATTAACTGGCCCAAAGAGGTGATCGGGAACGGGCATCAGGAAAATTACCAGCTAACCTATTCTAAAGGTGGCAAAGTGTTACAAAGCTTCGTCTCTTTAAATTATTTAAATCAAACGGGTATTATTGAGCCTGCCAAGTTCAACAGGTTCACTGCAAGAGGCAACTTTAATATCATTGCAACGAAATGGCTCACTATAAACTGGAATAATATTTATACCTATGATTATACAAATGATGTAACCGATAATCAAAGCGTGGCAAGAGGCGGTGTTGTATTGTCAGCACTTGAAACCCCGCCTATTATTCCCAAGTTTAATCCGGATGGAACGATCGGCTTTAACCCATATGGCAATAACTGGGAAAATCCCTTAGGCGCTATTTTAGGGCAATACAATAGAACCTATGCAAACAGGCTGGTATCAAATCTCGGTATTAATATCAAAATTGGCAAAAACCTCACTTTTGATTCAAAGTTTGCCATTGATTACCTCGATCAGAAGTATAACCATTTTCTTGATCCCTTCCTTACTACATATGGCCGGCAAACAAGAGGCCAGACGAATCAGACCAAAACAAAAAATCCCGTTTGGTTAAATGAAGAAACGCTGAACTTTACAAAAACCTGGAACAGCAAGCATCATTTCAGCGCACTGGGCGGGTGGACAGTACAGAAATCGTACAAGCGGGACTCTGTTCGCAGCGGCTCGGTTCTGGATCCTTCGCTCAATTATAATGATTATACCTGGGAAGCCATATACCAGATGGATTCTATTAAAAATCCTTCTGTCCGTAATATAGATGAGTGGGGGTTGATATCCATGCTGGGCAGGGTCATGTACGATTATGAAGGGAAATACCTGTTTCAGGCAAATATCAGATCAGATCAATCCTCAAAATTTGCAAAAGGCTACAGAACGGCAACCTTTCCTTCATTTTCAGCAGGATGGCGGATCTCAGAGGAGCCGTTTATGAAAGATTCAAAAATATTCAGCGATTTGAAGTTGCGGGTTAGCTGGGGTAAAAATGGTAACCAGGAAGGAATTGGGAGTTACAGCTATTTAAATACTTCCACTGTTGACCCGGTAACGGGAGGCCTGACCATCAATAATATTGCTCCTCAAAATCTGACATGGGAAACCACAACCCAATCCAATATAGGATTAGATGCAGGCTTCTTTAATAACCGGTTGAGTTTTACCGGAGATTTTTATGTTAAAAAGACCAAAAACATTCTGGTAAATATTCCGGTTTCTTCACAGGTAGTAGCTGTGGTACCTGTGAACGCCGGTGCCATGCAAAATACAGGAGCCGAGTTTTTATTATCCAGTAAAAACATAGCTGGAAAAGATTTTACATGGAATACAGATTTTAATATATCTTTTAACAGGAACAAAGTAACCGAAATAGGCCTGGGAATAAATACGTTAAATGTATTCGGCGGTATTTATGAAAGAGACAATGCCATTACATTAAGGACAGGGTATGGTTTGGGTGAGTTTTATATGTACAGGGCTGCGGGAGTAGATCCTCAAACCGGTTTACAGCTCTACTATACCAAAGATGGGCAAACAACATCAAACCCCGCTCCAAGCGACAGGGCATTGGTAGGAAGCGCCCAGCCTGATTTTCTGTATGGTTTGAATAATACGTTTTCTTATAAAAACTTTGACCTGGTCATCTTCCTGCAAGGTTCCCAGGGAAATAAAATATTTAATGCCGGCCGGTTAGAGTTAGAGTCTATGCGTAATGCGATCAATCAGAGCTCGGCAATTTTAAACCGGTGGATGAACCCGGGAGACGTAACAGACATTCCGGCCGTAAGCATCAATCAAAGTACCGCTAATACGCTTACCTCTACCCGGTTTTTAGAGAACGGGTCTTATTTACGCTTTAAGACCATTACACTTTCGTACAGGGTAGGGCCTAAAGTGCTTTCATCATTAGGGTTGAGGGCTGCCAGCATATATGTCTCCTGCAATAATTTAATAACATTTACAAAATATAAAGGGTTCGATCCTGAAGTGAGTTCTTATGGTAGCCCCACCAATACTACAGACAACAGGAATATCTCTATTGGTATCGATAACGGAGCGTACCCGCAAACAAAAATGGTACTGCTTGGAGTTAATATAGGCATACTATAA
- a CDS encoding RagB/SusD family nutrient uptake outer membrane protein, which translates to MKQTIQFRYISIVLGAFIIMAGCNKILDLEPKPPLVKTPVENVNVTATDAENLLQGIYDAETGYDNGLEFNVLDRITNGDVWADNCYAGGDNAANITIDLFTANALNDNIRRDWVDAYAIIGKANNALAQISNSTDASLVSPRKEQILGEIRFMRAFTYFDMLRLYGNIPLLLQPADNSSSEALIQSTIVPPAAPDTVYNAILNDLWYARANVRNDNTQKTKMIVTKGAANAMLAKVHATMPEPNWDSVAYYCDQVIPNYSLLPDYTFLWDNAHKNNSEAIWEFYYQGYSVVGNWIPSQFIGEGWKKFSTPTNDLVNTFRAEGDSIRLHASVTFVTYGWSDNYWKNPFNYPVLSKYNDPTNGTNDFYPIRLADILLLRAEAYNAKNNTGQAAALLNRVRNRVHLPNTTANTQQDMANAIAKERRLELAFEGHRRFDLLRTGTAITVMNAQQDGSGKSLNYNVQSTQLIYPIPQQQLDLNPKLVQNPGY; encoded by the coding sequence ATGAAACAAACTATTCAATTTAGATATATATCCATTGTTCTGGGAGCCTTTATCATAATGGCCGGGTGCAATAAGATTCTGGATCTTGAACCGAAACCTCCGTTGGTAAAAACGCCGGTAGAAAATGTTAATGTAACTGCCACTGATGCCGAAAATTTATTACAGGGCATATATGATGCAGAAACAGGGTATGACAATGGATTGGAGTTTAACGTGCTGGACCGGATCACCAACGGAGATGTATGGGCAGATAATTGTTACGCCGGTGGAGATAATGCAGCTAATATTACGATTGATTTGTTCACCGCAAATGCGTTGAATGATAATATCAGGAGAGACTGGGTGGATGCCTATGCGATCATCGGTAAGGCAAATAATGCACTGGCACAGATAAGCAACAGTACCGATGCGTCTCTTGTCAGCCCTCGAAAAGAACAGATATTAGGTGAAATAAGGTTTATGCGGGCATTCACTTATTTTGATATGTTGCGTTTATATGGAAATATTCCGCTTTTACTGCAGCCAGCAGATAACAGCAGCTCTGAGGCATTGATTCAATCCACGATAGTGCCGCCAGCTGCACCCGATACGGTATACAATGCTATTCTTAATGATTTATGGTATGCAAGGGCAAATGTTAGAAATGACAATACGCAAAAAACAAAAATGATCGTGACCAAAGGAGCAGCCAATGCCATGCTTGCAAAAGTGCATGCTACTATGCCTGAACCCAACTGGGATTCGGTGGCTTATTATTGCGATCAGGTAATTCCTAATTACAGCCTGTTGCCCGATTATACTTTTTTATGGGATAATGCACACAAAAATAATAGTGAAGCCATCTGGGAATTTTATTATCAGGGGTACTCTGTTGTTGGCAATTGGATACCCAGCCAGTTTATCGGGGAAGGGTGGAAGAAATTTTCAACACCTACCAATGACCTGGTAAATACCTTTAGAGCAGAAGGCGATTCCATCCGCTTGCATGCATCTGTAACATTTGTGACTTACGGATGGAGCGACAACTACTGGAAAAATCCATTCAACTATCCTGTTTTGTCGAAGTATAATGATCCAACTAACGGCACCAATGACTTTTACCCGATCAGGCTGGCCGATATCTTATTGCTAAGGGCGGAAGCCTATAATGCCAAAAATAATACAGGCCAGGCCGCCGCGTTATTAAACCGGGTCAGGAACAGGGTGCACCTTCCAAACACCACAGCCAATACACAGCAGGATATGGCAAATGCAATAGCAAAAGAAAGGCGGCTTGAACTGGCGTTTGAGGGACATAGAAGATTTGATTTATTAAGAACAGGGACGGCAATTACGGTTATGAATGCGCAACAGGATGGCAGCGGTAAAAGCCTTAACTATAATGTGCAGTCTACCCAGCTTATATACCCTATACCCCAGCAGCAACTGGATCTCAACCCTAAACTGGTACAAAACCCCGGGTATTAA
- a CDS encoding RNA polymerase sigma-70 factor — protein MFEQKQLDGSAIEKWKLLIAKDDQRAFRDLFNLFAERLTAFSYSITRNRDAASEVLDTVFIKLWKNRRSLADVQNLTIYLYAAVKNASLNYLARKANENQTQPFDFINIQLTHDELPDQKLISAEIFEKIKKAVDELPTRCKMIFKLVREDGLKYKEVARVLNISENTVDAQMVIAVKRIGASVRHYFDYFPGRFQKKQ, from the coding sequence ATGTTTGAGCAAAAACAACTGGACGGATCGGCCATTGAAAAATGGAAACTGCTGATTGCAAAGGATGACCAGCGGGCCTTCAGGGACCTGTTCAATCTGTTTGCGGAACGCCTCACTGCATTTTCCTATTCTATTACAAGAAACAGGGATGCTGCATCAGAAGTGCTGGATACGGTATTTATCAAACTTTGGAAAAACAGAAGATCGCTTGCGGATGTTCAAAACCTTACGATTTATCTTTATGCCGCGGTAAAGAACGCCTCATTGAATTATCTGGCACGTAAGGCAAATGAAAACCAGACCCAACCTTTCGATTTTATCAATATACAGCTAACCCATGACGAGCTGCCCGATCAAAAGCTTATTTCTGCGGAAATATTTGAGAAAATAAAAAAAGCGGTGGACGAATTACCCACCCGGTGTAAAATGATCTTTAAGCTGGTAAGAGAAGATGGATTGAAATATAAGGAGGTAGCCCGGGTGCTGAATATTTCTGAAAATACCGTAGATGCACAAATGGTTATTGCTGTTAAAAGGATCGGAGCAAGCGTAAGGCATTATTTCGATTATTTTCCGGGGCGGTTTCAAAAAAAACAATAA
- a CDS encoding FecR family protein gives MRDRLAILLSRKLSGEASNEELKELEDWIREHPEDHYWIDTMELFWYNPTSSDFSDLNLEAHIRYIFNQAEKESAELPEQEGVVSKKKRSYSATWIKWSAVAATLIILATGGLYLAGKQGFLFNRTKNTESEIATTGGTRSQIVLPDGSKVWLNASSKLLYNKKFNDTLREVFLDGEAFFDVRKDPARPFIVHTADIDIRVLGTAFNVKSYKEDATVETTLIHGLVRVINKTEQNASEVILHPKEKLVFRKPGTKDPVPESSASTAPVTRPLPDYTVSRILPVNSDSVFAETAWVNNQLLFDGDRFKDLAVKMERWFDVTISFEDSSVASYRLSGAFEDETINQALGALQQIASFHYKIKDKHVIISK, from the coding sequence GTGAGGGACCGGTTGGCCATATTATTATCAAGAAAATTATCTGGGGAAGCCAGTAATGAAGAACTAAAGGAGCTCGAGGACTGGATCAGGGAGCACCCGGAAGATCATTACTGGATCGATACAATGGAGCTGTTCTGGTACAATCCTACCAGTTCCGATTTTTCAGATCTGAACCTGGAAGCGCATATCCGGTATATTTTCAACCAGGCAGAAAAAGAAAGCGCTGAATTGCCGGAACAGGAAGGGGTGGTCTCAAAAAAGAAAAGATCCTATTCGGCAACGTGGATAAAATGGTCTGCTGTGGCAGCAACCCTTATCATCCTTGCAACAGGCGGGCTCTACCTGGCAGGAAAGCAAGGCTTCCTGTTTAACCGTACTAAAAATACAGAAAGTGAAATAGCAACTACTGGCGGTACCCGGTCACAAATAGTATTACCGGATGGCTCAAAAGTATGGTTAAATGCTTCCAGTAAGCTGCTGTATAATAAAAAATTCAATGACACTTTAAGAGAAGTTTTTCTGGATGGCGAGGCCTTTTTTGATGTCCGTAAAGACCCGGCAAGACCGTTCATTGTACATACGGCAGATATAGACATCAGGGTGCTGGGCACGGCATTTAATGTAAAATCGTATAAAGAGGATGCCACAGTGGAAACGACCCTGATCCATGGGTTGGTAAGGGTCATTAACAAAACAGAGCAGAATGCTTCAGAGGTCATCCTGCATCCCAAAGAAAAGCTGGTATTCCGCAAACCCGGCACAAAAGATCCTGTACCGGAAAGCAGTGCATCCACTGCACCGGTCACCCGTCCTTTACCGGATTATACGGTTTCCAGGATCTTACCGGTAAATTCGGATTCTGTTTTTGCAGAAACTGCCTGGGTCAACAACCAGCTTTTGTTTGACGGGGACCGGTTTAAAGATCTTGCCGTGAAAATGGAGCGCTGGTTTGATGTAACCATCTCTTTTGAAGACAGCAGCGTTGCCAGCTATCGCCTGAGCGGGGCCTTTGAAGATGAAACCATTAACCAGGCGCTTGGCGCGTTACAGCAGATCGCATCCTTTCATTATAAAATAAAAGACAAACATGTAATAATAAGTAAATAA